One Acidobacteriota bacterium genomic window, CCAGAGCCTCTTTGGGTTACGGCCGCCGTTGTTAGAAATGACTGCGTTGGCTGCCTCGAGAATGGTCTGTGTCGAACGGTAGTTCTGTTCGAGCAAGATGATGCGTGCGTCCCGATAGTCCTTCTCGAACTCGTTGATATTGCGGATGTCTGCACCGCGAAACGCGTAGATCGACTGGTCAGAGTCACCCACGACACAGATGTTTTTGTGCTGCTCGGTCAGTAGCTTCACCATCATGTACTGCGCATAGTTGGTGTCTTGGTACTCGTCGACGAGGACGTATTGGAACCGATCTTGATACTTCTTCAGCACCTCTGGGAAGGCTGTGAAGAGTTCGACGGTAAGCATCAAGAGATCGTCGAAGTCCATTGCAGAAGCCTCGATCAACCGCTGCTGATACAGCCGGTACACGTCGGCAACCTGCTCATGAAAGAACCCGCTGTCCTGGTTAGAGAACGTCTCGTAGTCGATCATCTCGTTTTTCGCCGAGCTAATTGTCGCCAGAATGTTTCGGCGTGGGAACCGTTTCGAGTCCATGTCAAGGTCTCTGATGCAGAACTTGATGAGACGCAAAGAGTCGGCTGTGTCGTAAATCGAGAACGCCGATCGGTACCCGAGATTGTGTGCGTCGGCTCGCAAAATCCGGGCGCACGAACTGTGGAAGGTCGACACCCACATTCGGTTGGCTATGGGACCGACGAGTTCCCCAACACGACCCTTCATTTCGGAGGCGGCCTTGTTGGTGAAGGTGATAGCGAGGATCGAGTACGGAGACACGCCAAGGTCGCGAATCAAATACGCAATGCGGCGCGTGAGAACTCGTGTCTTGCCCGATCCCGCACCGGCAACGACGAGCACAGGGCCTTCGGTGGCGGCAACGGCCTCGCGTTGCGACGGGTTGAGATCAAGAAGGAGAGGTGACTCGGTCATCCACACAAGTATACGGCGTTGACACCCCACGGTTACAGGCGTGTCATTCGTTTTCGGAACGTCGACTCTAGGCGGCGATCAAGGGGAGATGATTTGCAATGCCCGCCACATCTTGCGTCCGTAACAGCAAAGATTTGGGCCGAATGCCCGATGGCTACATCGTGCTCAACGCTGACAAGTTCGAACGAGCTTCGCGAGAAGCAATCGATTGGAACGTTTGCGCGGCGTCGACAACCCCCGAGGCAGCAGGGACGAGAGTCCGCAGTGTACGGACAGCGTGGTCCGAAAACGCGCGTGGCGTGATGGACGCCAATACCAAAACACCGAGTAGCGTACCGCGCGCCCGCAACGGCACCGCATACACCGACTCGATCTGCTCGCCCTCAGCGCCTCGCTCTGATGTCTGTCCTAGTTCGGTGAGCCGAATGCTGCCCTCGGAGTGTTCGTTGCCTGAGAACCTGGCAACTTCTTGCGTCACGATCTGCGTAAACCGTGACAGGCCATCTTGGCCAACCTTGTCATTCGCCAGATAGTGCGCGCGACGATCTCGCACCATCACAACAGCACCCATGTCGAACGCGACGACGTGCCCAATTGCCTCGAGCATCCGTTTGAGCATTACCTGTAATTGCACCGGTTCCATTGCAATCTCAGTCACCGAAGTCACCACAGTCATCTCGAATAGC contains:
- a CDS encoding response regulator; amino-acid sequence: MRILVADDSPVLRAAVSKLLEAEGFAVTTAADGIEAITSAYEDPPDLILLDVKMPRLTGYVACRLLKEDPYTAHIPVLILTALDSVEDRYWGRSSGADGFITKDALGSGLVSAINSALATRALSDLTSERVTQKSPSLGATDVLTRVCDMLDRKLFEMTVVTSVTEIAMEPVQLQVMLKRMLEAIGHVVAFDMGAVVMVRDRRAHYLANDKVGQDGLSRFTQIVTQEVARFSGNEHSEGSIRLTELGQTSERGAEGEQIESVYAVPLRARGTLLGVLVLASITPRAFSDHAVRTLRTLVPAASGVVDAAQTFQSIASREARSNLSALSTM